From the Leptospira montravelensis genome, one window contains:
- a CDS encoding magnesium transporter CorA family protein translates to MPALFNYILTPSSKDEVLLDRPLPLSHRHPKHWIHITAENEEKLMFLFQKHDIHQLTIEDILNPNSRIKLEIFPNYIFFVFRGFHFERNQLTQKNFNFILTPNQIISLTLDYRDSIGDIIDQWKVNNKILSRGYEFIVHKILDIETDHTLAITQKIEERIEHFEEQIFGNAKSLDISNVYSLRASLLSIKKGMLQNKEVLEDLEKIKNSFFSDEADAFFRDVRDHSLRILELVDSNIESISSALEAHIAISTRKTNEIMKILTIMTAIMLPMSLVAGIYGMNFRHIPTLEWEYGFITALGAMGFLGILMLLYFRIKRWY, encoded by the coding sequence ATGCCAGCTCTCTTTAATTACATTTTAACTCCCTCCAGTAAAGATGAAGTGCTTCTCGATAGACCTCTCCCGCTTTCACATAGACATCCGAAACATTGGATACATATCACGGCGGAGAATGAAGAAAAACTCATGTTCCTTTTCCAAAAACATGATATCCACCAATTAACTATTGAAGACATTCTAAACCCCAATAGTCGGATTAAATTAGAAATTTTTCCAAACTATATTTTTTTTGTATTCCGTGGTTTTCATTTTGAAAGGAACCAACTCACTCAAAAAAACTTTAACTTCATCCTAACTCCAAACCAAATCATTTCTTTAACATTGGATTATCGTGATAGCATCGGCGATATCATTGACCAGTGGAAGGTTAACAATAAAATTCTCTCTCGCGGTTATGAGTTTATTGTTCATAAAATTCTAGACATTGAAACAGATCATACACTGGCCATCACACAAAAAATTGAAGAAAGAATTGAACATTTTGAAGAACAGATTTTTGGGAATGCAAAATCTTTGGATATCAGTAACGTTTATAGTTTGAGAGCAAGCCTACTTTCCATTAAAAAAGGGATGTTACAAAACAAAGAAGTATTAGAAGACTTAGAAAAAATCAAAAACAGTTTTTTTAGTGATGAAGCTGATGCCTTCTTTCGAGATGTACGTGACCATTCGCTTCGTATTTTAGAATTAGTTGATAGCAATATTGAATCAATTTCCTCCGCTCTTGAGGCTCACATTGCTATCTCCACTCGAAAAACAAATGAAATCATGAAAATACTTACCATTATGACTGCGATCATGTTACCCATGTCACTCGTTGCAGGAATTTATGGAATGAACTTTCGCCATATCCCAACCTTAGAATGGGAATATGGTTTTATTACCGCACTGGGAGCTATGGGATTTTTAGGGATTTTGATGTTACTTTACTTTAGGATCAAACGTTGGTATTGA
- a CDS encoding M61 family metallopeptidase: MAKEQEEKTLESENQSNPLQLDFEVSIFDLFKHYFQVRLRVKTQEPEMTFCLPCWTPGSYMIRDYATHLHKFEVKNSKTNEPVFWEMVDLHRWKLKNLPGEIEISYIIYAFEDFTVRTNYLETEFGFINPPALFLYPEGKLEHSSTIQFQVSNQFPFVYSSLTRSENDSHLFVAENFDELFDSPFHLSKQNSVFFTAGTTKHELLIEGDVNFDFKTKLALDLKRITETQIEWMMESPNPYYLFVLNLSLPAYGGLEHKASSINYFNPELISDEEEYKKLLELLSHEYFHLWNIKRIRPIALGPFDYQKPNLTRELWIAEGFTSFYDAYFLYHSGFLSKEEYLSKLQSDIFALEDNEADFWMSLEESSFTAWTKYYKRNGNSHNITVSYYTKGGVIALCMNLFLLKESKERKTIRHVFHKLNEVFVKTKKRGFTKQEFFDTIKDVTGVDLKTEFNEYLESPKPIPIDYYLDFIGIQRIQTDMVGETGFKTKEKNGNLYIQKLLHKSDMDSFDLMLDDEILAINGKRATVNTLQKLEKNLRPGEKFHLILSRAGKIKESMITASGFYKTKKFVIAEDCTEDRKELREFFLRNIV, translated from the coding sequence ATGGCAAAAGAACAAGAGGAAAAAACCTTAGAGAGTGAAAACCAGTCTAACCCGCTCCAACTGGATTTTGAAGTTTCCATTTTTGATCTCTTCAAACACTACTTTCAAGTTAGGCTCCGCGTCAAAACACAAGAACCTGAAATGACTTTCTGTTTACCTTGTTGGACTCCAGGTTCTTACATGATCCGAGACTACGCAACCCACCTGCACAAGTTCGAAGTTAAGAACTCTAAAACGAATGAACCCGTTTTTTGGGAAATGGTGGATCTACACCGTTGGAAACTTAAAAACCTTCCAGGTGAAATTGAAATTTCCTATATCATCTACGCTTTCGAAGACTTTACTGTTAGGACCAATTATCTAGAAACAGAGTTTGGATTTATCAACCCACCTGCACTTTTTTTGTATCCCGAAGGTAAACTGGAACATTCTTCTACTATACAATTCCAGGTTTCTAACCAGTTCCCTTTTGTGTATTCCAGTTTAACTCGCAGCGAAAACGATTCCCATCTTTTTGTCGCAGAAAATTTTGATGAACTATTCGATTCCCCATTTCACTTGAGTAAACAAAATTCTGTTTTTTTTACGGCAGGCACCACCAAACATGAATTACTCATTGAAGGGGATGTAAATTTTGATTTTAAAACCAAGTTAGCCCTCGATCTAAAACGAATTACAGAAACTCAAATAGAATGGATGATGGAAAGTCCAAATCCTTATTATTTGTTTGTATTGAACCTTAGTTTACCAGCTTATGGTGGGTTGGAACATAAAGCATCAAGTATCAATTACTTTAACCCAGAACTTATTTCTGATGAAGAGGAATATAAAAAATTACTAGAACTTCTATCTCATGAATACTTTCATCTTTGGAATATTAAACGAATTCGCCCGATAGCACTGGGGCCTTTTGATTATCAGAAACCAAACTTAACAAGAGAGTTATGGATTGCAGAAGGTTTTACTAGTTTTTATGATGCCTATTTTTTATATCATTCTGGTTTTTTGTCAAAAGAAGAATATTTATCTAAACTCCAGTCCGATATATTTGCTTTGGAAGACAACGAGGCTGATTTTTGGATGAGTCTTGAAGAGTCTTCCTTTACGGCATGGACAAAGTACTATAAGCGAAATGGGAATAGTCACAATATCACGGTTTCCTATTATACCAAAGGTGGTGTTATTGCATTATGTATGAATTTGTTTTTGCTAAAAGAATCCAAAGAAAGAAAAACAATTCGCCATGTATTCCATAAACTAAACGAAGTTTTTGTTAAAACAAAAAAAAGAGGATTCACCAAACAAGAGTTCTTTGATACTATCAAGGATGTCACGGGAGTAGATCTTAAAACAGAGTTCAACGAATATTTAGAATCACCGAAACCAATTCCTATAGACTATTATTTAGATTTCATTGGGATCCAAAGAATTCAAACCGATATGGTGGGAGAAACAGGTTTCAAAACAAAAGAAAAAAACGGGAACCTTTATATCCAAAAACTCCTTCACAAATCAGATATGGACTCTTTTGATTTGATGTTAGATGACGAAATCCTTGCCATCAACGGGAAACGAGCAACCGTAAACACCTTACAAAAATTGGAAAAAAACTTGAGGCCCGGCGAAAAATTCCATCTTATCCTTTCCCGTGCCGGGAAAATCAAGGAATCGATGATCACTGCTTCAGGGTTTTATAAAACAAAAAAATTTGTGATCGCAGAAGACTGCACAGAAGACAGAAAAGAACTCAGAGAATTTTTCTTAAGGAATATTGTATAA
- a CDS encoding methyl-accepting chemotaxis protein translates to MSIKQKLALGSSIITLFSLGVILTLISYVIYKNAKEDALEKISNLADKISLDVGNYLSAPLGEVYLLKQILEETNILDRERVFKILKVMTSSNASILGTYVVFEPNAFDGRDSNYRNAKFHDNSGRLIPYAVKANNKIIIEPVVGFDLPESEFYQLPKKNRKPELIPPFDYKVDGKDITMISLVYPVIRNQNFLGIAGADLSLETIRTYLQNLKILDGAVKITLVASNGYVLFNGIHPDKKDVQWKDEEDTYINLAMSSKEKQSYSDSEYFHVSLPIQLIENTAPWTLRVSYPQVRITNEIQFIFWIALGLGATGILFSTLANMAIFRNLVDKRLQTLIGFTKDAANGNLSKAIVDEKKDEIGHLVEAVVGMVTNIRHILSVAQTSGSDLTDTSKFMENTIIELSDLAQSQAASSEEASATVEELNASSETINSNVQHAVNNSKSINNSLHAIQALVQKITKEVESFGEIAVGANKKAEEGRTMAGLTSQAIEEIEEKSLAITEFSDVISNISEKTSLLALNAAIEAARAGESGRGFAVVAEEISKLASQAAESVSQINTLSAEALDSIQNGSNQVTKLIDLLREIIKEVSVIFEKAKDIVPLIQDQKTKTDQIYTEIEEITSLVESIQQSTEEQKRATYELSNMTINISNGSQILSEQSETMSANSLRMTGISSKLSEVLLKFNL, encoded by the coding sequence ATGAGCATCAAACAGAAGTTAGCACTAGGTTCTTCCATCATCACACTTTTTTCATTAGGAGTAATCCTCACACTAATCTCTTATGTTATTTACAAAAATGCAAAAGAAGATGCACTGGAAAAAATTTCCAACCTTGCCGACAAAATTTCACTTGATGTTGGAAACTATTTATCAGCTCCACTTGGTGAAGTTTATTTGCTAAAACAAATTCTAGAAGAAACAAACATCTTAGATCGGGAACGAGTATTCAAAATTTTAAAAGTAATGACGTCATCTAATGCCTCTATCCTTGGGACTTACGTAGTTTTTGAACCAAATGCTTTTGATGGAAGAGACTCTAACTATCGCAATGCGAAATTTCATGATAACTCCGGTCGTTTGATTCCTTATGCAGTGAAAGCAAATAACAAAATTATTATTGAACCTGTGGTTGGGTTTGATCTTCCAGAATCCGAATTTTACCAACTCCCCAAAAAAAATAGAAAACCAGAACTGATTCCTCCCTTTGATTATAAAGTGGACGGAAAAGATATCACTATGATTTCACTTGTTTATCCTGTCATCAGAAATCAAAATTTTTTAGGTATTGCGGGAGCTGATCTTTCCTTAGAAACCATTCGAACCTATCTTCAAAATTTAAAAATATTAGATGGGGCAGTAAAGATCACACTTGTTGCCAGTAATGGTTATGTTTTATTTAATGGAATCCATCCAGACAAAAAGGATGTACAATGGAAGGATGAAGAAGATACATATATTAATTTAGCGATGTCTTCTAAGGAAAAACAAAGTTATTCCGATTCCGAATATTTCCATGTAAGTTTACCCATACAACTCATAGAAAACACAGCTCCCTGGACCCTCCGAGTATCTTATCCGCAAGTTCGAATCACAAACGAAATCCAATTTATTTTTTGGATTGCTTTAGGCCTTGGTGCCACTGGAATTCTTTTTTCTACTCTTGCAAATATGGCAATCTTTCGTAATTTAGTGGATAAAAGACTACAAACATTGATTGGATTTACTAAAGATGCAGCTAACGGGAATCTATCGAAAGCAATAGTCGATGAAAAAAAAGATGAAATAGGCCATTTAGTAGAAGCTGTGGTGGGTATGGTGACAAACATCAGGCATATTTTAAGTGTGGCACAAACATCTGGTTCAGACCTTACTGATACTTCCAAATTTATGGAAAACACAATCATTGAACTTTCTGATTTAGCTCAAAGCCAGGCTGCCTCTTCTGAAGAAGCCAGTGCCACAGTTGAAGAACTTAATGCCTCCTCCGAAACAATCAATTCCAATGTACAACATGCGGTTAATAATTCCAAATCCATTAACAATTCACTCCACGCGATCCAGGCTCTTGTCCAAAAAATCACAAAAGAAGTGGAATCATTTGGTGAGATTGCAGTTGGTGCCAACAAAAAAGCTGAGGAAGGACGGACTATGGCAGGTCTAACTTCTCAGGCCATTGAAGAAATCGAAGAAAAGTCTTTGGCCATTACTGAATTTTCTGATGTCATTTCCAATATTTCCGAAAAGACAAGTTTACTAGCGTTAAACGCTGCAATCGAAGCAGCAAGGGCTGGTGAGTCCGGTCGTGGGTTTGCCGTCGTAGCAGAAGAAATTTCTAAATTAGCTTCGCAAGCAGCAGAGTCTGTATCGCAAATCAATACTTTGTCAGCAGAAGCATTAGACTCCATCCAAAATGGAAGCAACCAAGTCACAAAACTCATCGATTTACTTCGCGAAATAATTAAAGAGGTATCTGTAATCTTTGAAAAGGCCAAAGACATTGTTCCCCTCATTCAAGATCAAAAAACAAAAACAGATCAAATATATACGGAAATCGAAGAAATCACTTCTCTTGTTGAATCCATCCAACAATCAACTGAAGAACAAAAAAGAGCCACTTATGAATTATCTAATATGACCATCAATATATCCAATGGGTCACAAATTTTATCGGAACAATCGGAAACCATGTCTGCCAATTCTCTTCGCATGACAGGAATTAGTTCAAAATTATCAGAAGTATTACTAAAATTCAATTTATAG
- a CDS encoding VOC family protein, with amino-acid sequence MIHHIAIGTPNPSHLADFYLKIPGSHKLKEFHYESGILRSVWIQFGSIIVMLEDGENKSPRALVFSYQVIDQSKWTQFLKQSNIQGRTDYTIYFFDPDKNLLGVSSYPEKLEPLLEMS; translated from the coding sequence ATGATCCACCATATTGCCATAGGAACTCCCAATCCTTCCCATTTAGCAGATTTTTACCTAAAAATTCCAGGTTCCCACAAATTAAAAGAATTCCATTATGAATCTGGGATTTTACGTTCTGTTTGGATTCAGTTTGGTTCTATCATCGTTATGTTAGAAGATGGAGAAAATAAGTCCCCTCGTGCCCTTGTTTTTTCCTATCAAGTAATCGATCAATCTAAATGGACTCAATTTTTAAAACAGAGCAATATCCAAGGAAGAACTGATTATACTATTTATTTTTTTGATCCTGATAAAAATCTTTTAGGAGTAAGTAGTTATCCAGAAAAACTAGAACCTCTATTAGAAATGAGTTGA
- a CDS encoding TIGR04454 family lipoprotein: MKKSLILALALGLFLANCKSKVYTQEECESALASTFVQIEEEAKKNPAAAPVLAGLQQGKQKMIDQCMEGKFDPNCLKNAPGFAGIMGCVKK, translated from the coding sequence ATGAAAAAATCCCTCATTTTGGCGCTCGCTCTCGGGCTTTTCTTGGCTAATTGTAAATCCAAAGTGTATACCCAAGAAGAGTGTGAGTCTGCTCTCGCTAGCACTTTTGTTCAAATTGAAGAAGAAGCTAAAAAGAACCCAGCGGCTGCACCAGTTCTCGCAGGATTACAACAAGGTAAACAAAAAATGATCGATCAGTGTATGGAAGGAAAATTTGATCCTAACTGTTTGAAAAATGCTCCAGGTTTTGCTGGCATTATGGGTTGTGTAAAAAAATAA
- a CDS encoding DMT family transporter yields MRENTSTEWKGVTLVLMGALLFSAKAVIVKLTYRYEISAIGSLFFRMVFAFPFLVWIAWKAEKEEGKTILSKKDVIQVVFMGVVGYYLASLFDFLGLKYISAGLERIILFIYPTLVVILSFLFLKKKIHLREVFSLVLTYTGVSLAYGQDVQLGSAKEVSLGAFFILLSALTYAIYLMGSGSIIPKLGAKKYTAWALITSSFAVFIHYAIFGSYKELIQPFSFYALAFIMGTVNTVIPAIFVSEGIKRVGSKTAAIVGSVGPMSTLFLAYWLLDEPITILHSIGTLFVLTGVFWISTAKKAKEVSV; encoded by the coding sequence GTGAGAGAAAATACAAGTACAGAATGGAAAGGGGTAACTCTCGTACTTATGGGAGCACTTTTATTTAGCGCAAAAGCTGTGATAGTTAAGTTGACTTACCGGTATGAAATTTCAGCCATCGGATCCCTTTTTTTTCGCATGGTCTTTGCCTTTCCTTTTTTAGTTTGGATTGCTTGGAAGGCTGAAAAAGAAGAGGGAAAAACGATACTTTCCAAAAAGGATGTGATCCAGGTGGTCTTTATGGGTGTCGTAGGATATTACTTAGCGAGCCTTTTTGATTTTTTAGGACTCAAGTACATCAGTGCCGGACTTGAAAGGATCATCCTTTTTATTTATCCCACTCTAGTCGTGATCTTATCATTTTTATTTTTGAAAAAGAAAATCCACCTGAGGGAAGTATTTTCTCTCGTGCTTACTTATACAGGTGTTTCTTTGGCCTATGGACAAGATGTTCAACTTGGTTCTGCCAAAGAAGTGAGCCTCGGGGCTTTTTTTATTTTACTTTCTGCTCTTACTTATGCTATTTATCTAATGGGTAGTGGCTCTATCATTCCAAAGTTAGGTGCAAAAAAATACACAGCATGGGCTTTAATTACCTCTTCTTTTGCTGTATTTATCCATTATGCAATTTTTGGTAGTTACAAGGAACTCATCCAACCATTCTCATTCTACGCACTTGCATTTATTATGGGAACTGTAAATACTGTGATCCCAGCCATTTTTGTATCTGAAGGAATTAAACGTGTGGGCAGCAAAACAGCCGCTATAGTTGGCTCGGTTGGACCAATGTCGACTCTTTTCTTGGCATATTGGCTACTAGACGAACCCATTACCATACTACATAGTATTGGTACATTATTCGTACTTACGGGAGTTTTTTGGATTAGTACGGCAAAAAAAGCAAAAGAAGTCTCTGTTTAG
- a CDS encoding Lsa36 family surface (lipo)protein, protein MKLRNLLLILVFAITASQSELYAQFTCEGSACSFLPTPLTEAGNGTLRKFEKEYLNEVLKTNLEAGFLANIGASNIGTGMVRRVQFGVSASAAGYKKDDIQIQDNYIKFPKLPNVGGAVIPSFHLDFNPGWLFGTSEGGYIRRMGIFLHGMNVAVSEDQIQSASNNKNYEGRIAVRSYGGMIRYQLLEKEGFLMNLITWNGINVGVGHHVMEQNMSLSYLEGKAAQIEFQGVKGKWGGDTNFQFNTKVQTTNVDLRTGLGLFWIANVIVGGGYSWNSGSNSANLSRRGPFLINTNESQPLELPREYQSAVNKELLAQNPNATLGFRASSESNSKRGIGYGIVGLEFDLYLLKVIAEGLYGGKDLYSANLGIKLAF, encoded by the coding sequence ATGAAGTTACGTAACCTACTGCTCATACTCGTATTTGCCATAACAGCCTCGCAATCCGAACTGTATGCACAATTTACTTGTGAAGGATCAGCCTGTAGTTTTTTACCAACACCGCTTACGGAAGCAGGGAATGGTACCCTTAGAAAATTTGAAAAAGAATACTTAAACGAAGTACTCAAAACTAATTTAGAAGCCGGATTTTTAGCGAATATCGGCGCCAGTAATATAGGAACCGGTATGGTTCGCCGAGTTCAATTCGGTGTCAGTGCTTCGGCAGCTGGATACAAAAAAGACGACATTCAAATTCAAGATAATTATATTAAATTCCCCAAACTTCCGAACGTAGGTGGTGCTGTGATTCCATCTTTCCATTTGGATTTTAATCCTGGGTGGTTATTCGGAACTTCTGAAGGAGGATACATCCGTCGGATGGGGATTTTTCTTCATGGTATGAACGTAGCTGTTTCAGAAGATCAAATTCAATCAGCTTCTAATAACAAAAATTACGAAGGCCGCATCGCCGTACGGTCGTATGGTGGTATGATTCGATACCAATTGTTAGAAAAAGAAGGTTTTTTAATGAACCTAATTACTTGGAATGGAATCAACGTAGGTGTGGGTCACCATGTTATGGAACAAAATATGAGTCTTAGTTACCTCGAAGGTAAAGCAGCTCAAATTGAATTCCAAGGGGTCAAAGGGAAATGGGGAGGGGATACAAACTTCCAATTTAATACAAAAGTGCAAACCACGAATGTCGACCTTCGTACTGGTCTTGGTTTATTTTGGATCGCCAATGTCATTGTGGGTGGGGGTTATAGTTGGAATTCGGGGAGTAACTCTGCAAATTTAAGCAGGAGAGGACCTTTCTTAATCAATACGAATGAATCCCAACCATTGGAATTGCCTAGGGAATACCAATCAGCAGTAAACAAAGAACTTTTGGCACAAAATCCCAATGCCACTCTCGGATTTAGAGCTAGTAGCGAATCTAACTCCAAACGAGGAATTGGATACGGGATAGTAGGATTAGAATTTGATTTGTATCTTCTAAAAGTGATTGCCGAAGGGTTGTACGGAGGAAAGGACCTTTACTCTGCCAATCTGGGTATCAAACTCGCTTTTTAG
- a CDS encoding methyl-accepting chemotaxis protein, with protein MKLYKRYTRAFTLASQVFSLGIVVPIGIALILFYVDLSPKQVKTFVGAAIAAALVSLLLPALIFPKKLKAIKKGLVELESQSEKDPKTYVAVWDLIAKMPVVGALVGSAQWALSLPIVLGPLLLLEETSKSDSFYIVSILILTAILNVISSFILLEKSSHIVLDDDIFQAELKESISPYYRNLRNTVPIIFSLMVMVLSIFLLIYAFNVNAKSLEKAFSNQLYNFNQSNEAGINVYFESVEANLKEVASLPTTKLALETKNYKLAEPILAKVLSDSQLLLENAFIASFADGFPIVASGLSNGTSVGYSLASNPDLLENINAAKEGKSHVGVAVKSPFNGDIVIIVTNPVKNANGTVIGIVGMPFLVGKAMESFLKNVKIGTSGYSFLLDKNSTMVYHPNPKYLMHSFKNTEFDERAKKAGESDSFRNPWEGSTFLLRRKISEKYGLQFFSTIDLKEIEVESLSSLRGLTIISIIGAVFIAISIYLLFTARFKPMKTVGKILHDIEIGDLRHNAKMESSDEFARLARGLNATLKQISEVVGSNQVFSEDLASSAEQMSASLNMLSSNAQTQAASAEEISASIEEISAAVQNVDAQAEDQFCKVDFLKLKMAELSTLIEATGRQVGKASKDVTLISEEARSGQTSLDSMRNSITKISNSSEEIGSVIEIINNISEQINLLALNAAIEAARAGVYGRGFAVVADEIGKLAEKTAMSIGDIGELIQANEKEIDNGRENIETTISLIQRIIQGVNSFNEMTDSIEASTKEQLVINQKVGEEVDKVNQISQAIRLSMEEQKNAIGEVAQAIFSINDLTQGTAAGLEEMTATSNGIANLAETLKKKINFFKIS; from the coding sequence ATGAAGTTATACAAACGCTACACAAGGGCATTTACTCTCGCATCTCAGGTTTTCTCTTTGGGCATTGTTGTTCCCATCGGAATCGCACTGATCCTTTTCTATGTTGATTTAAGTCCTAAACAAGTGAAAACTTTCGTTGGTGCCGCCATTGCGGCAGCCCTTGTGAGTTTGCTTCTTCCTGCGCTCATCTTTCCTAAAAAACTAAAGGCTATTAAAAAGGGACTAGTTGAACTAGAATCGCAATCCGAAAAAGATCCCAAAACCTATGTGGCTGTTTGGGATCTGATTGCGAAGATGCCTGTAGTAGGGGCTTTGGTCGGGAGTGCCCAATGGGCTCTTTCCCTTCCTATTGTGCTCGGTCCGCTTCTACTTTTAGAAGAAACTAGTAAGTCAGATTCTTTTTATATCGTAAGTATTCTAATCTTAACGGCAATTCTCAATGTCATTTCTTCGTTTATTTTACTCGAAAAATCATCACATATTGTTTTGGACGATGATATCTTTCAGGCAGAATTAAAAGAAAGTATTTCACCTTATTATAGAAACCTTAGAAATACAGTACCAATTATATTCTCACTCATGGTTATGGTGCTTTCTATTTTCCTTTTGATTTATGCATTTAACGTCAATGCTAAGTCATTGGAAAAAGCTTTTTCCAACCAATTGTATAATTTTAATCAAAGTAATGAAGCGGGAATTAATGTTTATTTTGAGTCAGTGGAAGCTAACTTAAAAGAAGTAGCATCTTTACCTACCACCAAATTAGCCCTTGAAACCAAAAATTACAAATTAGCGGAACCAATCCTTGCGAAAGTGCTAAGTGATTCACAACTACTTTTAGAAAATGCATTTATTGCTTCCTTTGCGGATGGTTTTCCTATTGTCGCTTCTGGTCTTTCGAATGGAACTAGCGTTGGTTATTCCTTAGCTTCCAATCCAGACCTTCTAGAAAATATAAATGCAGCCAAAGAAGGGAAAAGTCATGTTGGTGTTGCTGTAAAATCTCCATTTAACGGTGATATAGTGATTATTGTCACAAATCCGGTAAAAAATGCAAATGGTACTGTGATTGGAATCGTAGGTATGCCATTTCTTGTGGGAAAAGCAATGGAATCCTTTCTAAAAAATGTAAAAATTGGAACTTCCGGTTATTCCTTTTTACTCGATAAAAATTCTACGATGGTTTATCATCCCAATCCTAAATACTTAATGCATAGTTTTAAAAATACGGAATTTGACGAACGCGCGAAAAAAGCGGGGGAATCGGATTCTTTTCGTAATCCTTGGGAAGGATCTACCTTTTTACTCAGACGAAAGATCAGTGAAAAGTATGGACTTCAGTTTTTTTCAACAATTGATTTGAAAGAAATTGAAGTGGAAAGTCTTTCTTCTCTTCGTGGGTTAACAATCATTAGTATCATTGGTGCTGTATTCATTGCCATCTCCATTTATTTATTGTTTACTGCTCGATTCAAACCAATGAAAACTGTAGGTAAAATTCTACATGATATTGAAATTGGAGACCTCCGTCATAATGCTAAGATGGAATCTTCTGATGAGTTTGCAAGGCTTGCTCGTGGTCTTAACGCTACATTAAAACAAATTTCCGAAGTAGTGGGTTCCAATCAGGTATTTTCAGAAGACCTAGCTTCTTCTGCAGAACAAATGTCAGCGTCACTCAATATGTTATCTTCTAATGCTCAAACACAAGCGGCTTCTGCAGAAGAAATTTCAGCTTCCATTGAAGAGATTTCGGCAGCAGTTCAAAACGTAGATGCCCAAGCTGAAGATCAGTTTTGTAAAGTTGATTTTTTAAAATTAAAAATGGCAGAATTATCCACTTTGATTGAAGCCACTGGTAGACAAGTAGGGAAAGCTTCTAAAGACGTAACGCTTATTTCAGAAGAAGCAAGGTCTGGGCAAACTTCTTTGGATTCCATGCGAAATTCAATTACCAAAATCAGTAACAGTTCCGAAGAAATTGGAAGTGTGATTGAAATTATCAATAATATCTCCGAACAAATCAACTTACTTGCGTTAAATGCGGCAATTGAGGCTGCAAGAGCTGGTGTTTATGGAAGAGGATTTGCTGTGGTCGCCGATGAAATTGGGAAGTTGGCTGAAAAAACAGCTATGTCCATCGGTGATATTGGAGAACTCATCCAAGCCAATGAAAAAGAAATTGACAACGGCCGAGAAAATATTGAAACCACCATTTCCCTCATCCAAAGAATCATCCAAGGTGTGAACTCCTTTAATGAAATGACAGATTCGATTGAGGCCAGTACAAAAGAGCAGCTCGTCATCAATCAAAAAGTTGGGGAAGAGGTAGACAAGGTGAACCAAATCAGCCAAGCCATCCGACTTTCAATGGAAGAACAGAAAAATGCGATCGGGGAAGTGGCCCAAGCGATTTTTAGCATCAATGACTTAACCCAAGGCACGGCGGCAGGACTTGAAGAAATGACCGCCACTTCCAATGGGATTGCTAATTTGGCAGAAACACTGAAAAAGAAGATCAATTTCTTCAAAATATCATAA